A window of the Streptomyces finlayi genome harbors these coding sequences:
- a CDS encoding PucR family transcriptional regulator, with protein MPQLVRSRIRALHGPPPVAPSPHRFRSLADREAVAALHRAARVLIESLPELTDRLVEALREQEPAYRTAIENEPAEVWQEVNHSLRHNVGSLIQPREFRDAAHRTSRWIGEARAKQGVPLDAVLHAFRMGGAMVWQDLVDETARRHPEDIRLLVHVAADVWNFVDEHCAVVADAYRQAERRLVWRRENQQRLMTAALLDGTARIADLPDAAAMLGLPVDGRYAVLAVAAARRAPHGADEQPLRLPAGTDVLWHPGQDAEFAILALTASPAAAVSGDQQAEGEGTGLPGQDELASLTAELGAAPGTRVGISSVVDGLAALGDARRLAETALRSCPSSGGVVLLDEHLPTALVVSSPGLGKALADRVLGPLDRLDPADRDVLIETLTAWLDSDGSAQRAGARLYCHRNTVLNRLRRFEQLTGRCLTRPSDAVEVSLALAARRLLGA; from the coding sequence ATGCCACAGCTCGTACGTTCACGGATCAGGGCGCTGCACGGACCGCCCCCCGTAGCGCCGTCGCCGCACCGCTTCCGTTCGCTGGCCGACCGCGAGGCCGTCGCCGCGCTGCACCGGGCCGCCCGGGTGCTCATCGAAAGCCTCCCCGAGCTCACGGACCGGCTCGTCGAGGCGCTCCGGGAGCAGGAGCCCGCCTACCGCACGGCCATCGAGAACGAACCGGCCGAGGTGTGGCAGGAGGTGAACCACTCGCTGCGGCACAACGTCGGTTCGCTGATCCAGCCCCGCGAGTTCCGGGACGCCGCCCACCGGACGTCCCGGTGGATCGGCGAGGCCCGCGCCAAGCAGGGCGTACCGCTCGACGCGGTGCTGCACGCCTTCCGCATGGGTGGCGCGATGGTGTGGCAGGACCTCGTCGACGAGACCGCGCGCCGTCACCCCGAGGACATCCGGCTGCTCGTCCACGTCGCCGCCGACGTCTGGAACTTCGTCGACGAGCACTGCGCCGTGGTCGCGGACGCCTACCGGCAGGCCGAACGCCGGCTGGTCTGGCGGCGCGAGAACCAGCAGCGTCTGATGACGGCGGCCCTGCTCGACGGCACCGCCCGGATCGCGGACCTGCCCGACGCCGCGGCGATGCTGGGGCTCCCGGTGGACGGCCGGTACGCCGTGCTCGCGGTCGCCGCCGCGCGCCGCGCCCCGCACGGCGCGGACGAACAGCCGCTGAGGCTGCCCGCCGGCACGGACGTGCTGTGGCACCCGGGCCAGGACGCCGAGTTCGCGATCCTGGCACTGACCGCGTCACCCGCCGCTGCGGTGTCCGGTGACCAGCAGGCCGAAGGGGAGGGGACGGGCCTGCCCGGCCAGGATGAACTCGCCTCCCTCACCGCCGAGCTGGGGGCGGCGCCGGGGACCCGGGTCGGCATCAGCTCCGTGGTCGACGGACTCGCCGCGCTCGGTGACGCCCGCAGGCTCGCCGAGACCGCGCTGCGGTCCTGCCCCTCGTCGGGCGGTGTCGTCCTGCTCGACGAGCACCTGCCGACCGCCCTGGTCGTCTCGTCCCCGGGCCTCGGCAAGGCCCTGGCCGACCGGGTACTGGGGCCGCTCGACCGCCTCGACCCGGCGGACCGCGACGTACTGATCGAGACGCTCACCGCCTGGCTCGACTCCGACGGTTCGGCGCAGCGGGCCGGGGCGCGGCTGTACTGCCACCGCAACACGGTGCTGAACCGTCTGCGGCGCTTCGAGCAGCTGACGGGGCGGTGTCTGACGCGTCCTTCCGACGCGGTGGAGGTCTCCCTGGCGCTGGCGGCGCGGCGGCTGCTCGGCGCGTGA
- a CDS encoding HGxxPAAW family protein produces MAGTSHGHTPAAWTGVIIAFIGFCVAGVFMVAANPLGFWAGIAVVFIGGIVGLAMSAAGLGMPKESDELAQARARAGQAQTS; encoded by the coding sequence ATGGCGGGCACCAGCCACGGACACACCCCGGCCGCCTGGACCGGTGTCATCATCGCGTTCATCGGCTTCTGTGTCGCAGGCGTCTTCATGGTCGCGGCCAACCCGCTCGGCTTCTGGGCCGGCATCGCCGTGGTCTTCATCGGCGGGATCGTTGGTCTCGCCATGAGTGCCGCCGGTCTCGGTATGCCGAAGGAGTCGGACGAGCTGGCGCAGGCCAGGGCGCGGGCGGGACAGGCCCAGACCTCCTGA
- a CDS encoding TIGR02234 family membrane protein yields MECVSAVPAPQTRARAATAPDSAGSRRSLAAALLLGAAGSTVVLLASGQTWAGGEAAVGGGTLPLTADGQDITGLPAALAVVALAALVAVFAVRGGSRALVAGLLALSGLGAGLSSALGASDSAALDEKAAQTTGNTSATIDALTHTAWPYVTAVGGLLILLAGLLALRYGSRWPTMSGRYERDGTPRPRKAAPPAPDPDRPEDLWKALDRGEDPTREA; encoded by the coding sequence GTGGAGTGCGTGAGCGCTGTACCCGCACCCCAGACCCGTGCCCGAGCCGCCACCGCGCCCGACAGCGCGGGAAGCCGCCGGAGCCTGGCCGCCGCCCTGCTCCTCGGAGCGGCAGGCTCGACCGTCGTACTGCTCGCGTCCGGACAGACGTGGGCCGGGGGCGAGGCCGCCGTCGGCGGAGGGACCCTGCCCCTGACGGCGGACGGCCAGGACATCACCGGCCTCCCCGCGGCGCTTGCCGTCGTCGCGCTGGCCGCCCTCGTCGCCGTGTTCGCCGTACGGGGCGGCAGCCGCGCGCTCGTCGCGGGGCTCCTCGCGCTCAGCGGCCTCGGCGCCGGACTGAGCTCCGCTCTAGGAGCCTCCGACAGTGCGGCCCTCGACGAGAAGGCCGCGCAGACCACGGGTAACACGTCGGCCACCATCGACGCGCTGACCCACACCGCCTGGCCGTACGTCACGGCCGTCGGCGGGCTCCTGATCCTCCTTGCCGGGCTCCTCGCCCTGCGTTACGGAAGCCGCTGGCCCACGATGTCGGGACGGTACGAGCGCGACGGCACGCCCCGCCCCCGCAAGGCGGCACCGCCCGCCCCGGACCCCGACCGGCCGGAGGACCTGTGGAAGGCCCTGGACCGCGGCGAGGACCCGACGCGCGAGGCATGA
- the hisI gene encoding phosphoribosyl-AMP cyclohydrolase produces MTSKPTPGTPSPGTPASNLDPAIAARLRRGADGLVPAIAQQYDTGEVLMLGWMDDEALHRTLTTGRCTYWSRSRQEYWVKGDTSGHIQQVKSVALDCDADTVLVRVDQTGAACHTGDRTCFDADVLLLAQ; encoded by the coding sequence ATGACCAGCAAGCCCACGCCCGGCACGCCGTCGCCCGGCACACCCGCCAGCAACCTCGACCCCGCCATCGCCGCCCGCCTCAGGCGCGGCGCCGACGGACTGGTCCCCGCCATCGCCCAGCAGTACGACACGGGCGAGGTCCTGATGCTGGGCTGGATGGACGACGAGGCACTCCACCGCACCCTCACCACGGGGCGCTGCACCTACTGGTCGCGCAGCCGCCAGGAGTACTGGGTCAAGGGCGACACCTCCGGCCACATCCAGCAGGTCAAGTCCGTCGCCCTCGACTGCGACGCCGACACCGTCCTCGTCCGGGTGGACCAGACCGGCGCCGCCTGCCACACGGGCGACCGCACCTGTTTCGACGCCGACGTCCTCCTCCTCGCGCAGTAA
- a CDS encoding helix-turn-helix transcriptional regulator: MHSPLRLYGRSGELAILDTLLGRLRAGDGGALVLTAPPGLGRTALLRRTAEAHRACDQGPVLYATGAPAEQRLPYSGLHALLCSAPGVLPAQADRVLRSGITPGGLLGLLRGLGTQRPLLVCVDDAHAWDPDSRAALGFAARRLGEGSRVAVVLGAEDETSFAGLPALRLGPLDDDASAALLERLTEGAGGVDPVVRSELLREAAGNPRMLAGLACRLTPDQLAGRTALPYPLPGGESVLDSHAAHLDALAPETRTLLLLAAAAEEHEPEGAGADAALLLRAGAGAGLASGFLDHVLLGSTGITGILQRAGSRLHFSHPLLRRAVLHRASPARRRAVHELLATLLSGPCAPPLPPLVQRACAAPGPDAALAGQLAAAAVAPRPHAERSAALARSAALSTDGTLRAARFAAAAEHARLAGDAARSRALLARTGPHPVTGGPSSYGTVRGSGTPTAGGLAAYVRGMLALRDGPAADAREALIAAAALLAAHDPRRTLDALLGAAEAAWAMGDALAYLDAMNRIPDYAHDVGVERYRAGMCAMLDGRTGEGHALLRGCLDPAEGAEDPAALLRAGVCALVLGDVEDACRAGARTLAAVRTRGPEALLPQVLEHLAYAELRAGRHARARAHALEGLHAARRTGQPNSSAHLHAVLALAASVEGPAEACAAHCDAALAGAGPHGLAQAATLATWAVARADLAAGRPGEAAARLAPLVGPGPRRGHFATRLLAIPCYIEAAVLSGRADEWPDGLAAAVEEFAAWSERTTDPQVPAQLARCRALLAPPEEAAARYEEAMAHHDRAGGDFERARTQLLHGQWLRRRRQTRAARGPLRDALVAFERCSARAWAARAAGELRAAGEAVDAPEAIGPAPLAGLTPQQQRIARYVAEGATNREVAVRLSVSPRTVDHHLRNVFATLGIRSRTELARVLGRP; encoded by the coding sequence GTGCACAGTCCGCTCCGGCTGTACGGCCGCAGCGGTGAACTCGCCATCCTCGACACTCTGCTGGGGAGGCTGCGGGCGGGTGACGGCGGTGCGCTCGTCCTGACCGCGCCGCCCGGCCTCGGCCGTACCGCACTCCTGAGACGGACCGCCGAGGCCCACCGCGCCTGCGACCAGGGGCCCGTGCTGTACGCGACGGGGGCGCCCGCCGAGCAGCGCCTGCCCTACAGCGGACTCCACGCCCTGCTCTGCTCGGCGCCCGGCGTCCTGCCCGCACAGGCCGACCGGGTGCTGCGCTCCGGAATCACCCCGGGCGGTCTGCTCGGCCTGCTGCGGGGCCTCGGCACCCAACGCCCCCTCCTGGTCTGCGTCGACGACGCACACGCCTGGGACCCCGACTCGCGTGCCGCGCTCGGCTTCGCCGCCCGCAGGCTCGGCGAGGGCAGCAGGGTCGCCGTCGTCCTCGGAGCCGAGGACGAGACCAGTTTCGCGGGACTGCCCGCGCTCCGGCTCGGCCCGCTCGACGACGACGCGTCGGCCGCCCTGCTGGAGCGGCTCACCGAAGGAGCCGGGGGTGTCGACCCCGTCGTACGGAGCGAACTGCTGCGGGAAGCCGCAGGGAACCCGCGGATGCTCGCCGGACTCGCGTGCCGCCTCACCCCCGACCAGCTGGCCGGGCGCACCGCACTGCCCTATCCGCTGCCCGGCGGCGAGAGCGTGCTCGACTCCCACGCGGCCCACCTCGACGCCCTCGCCCCGGAGACCCGGACCCTCCTTCTCCTGGCCGCCGCGGCCGAGGAACACGAACCCGAAGGGGCGGGGGCGGACGCCGCGCTGCTGCTGCGGGCCGGTGCCGGGGCCGGACTCGCCTCCGGCTTCCTGGACCACGTACTCCTCGGCTCCACCGGGATCACGGGCATCCTCCAACGTGCGGGCAGCCGCCTGCACTTCAGCCACCCGCTGCTGCGCCGCGCCGTTCTGCACCGGGCGTCCCCGGCCAGGCGCAGGGCCGTCCACGAACTGCTCGCCACCCTCCTGTCCGGTCCGTGCGCACCGCCGCTGCCCCCGCTCGTCCAGCGGGCCTGCGCCGCGCCAGGACCCGACGCGGCGCTCGCCGGACAACTGGCGGCCGCCGCCGTCGCACCCCGCCCGCACGCCGAACGGTCCGCGGCGCTCGCCCGGTCCGCCGCGCTCTCCACCGACGGCACCCTGCGCGCCGCACGGTTCGCCGCCGCGGCGGAGCACGCCCGGCTGGCGGGCGACGCGGCCCGCTCCCGCGCCCTGCTGGCCCGCACCGGACCGCACCCGGTGACCGGCGGCCCCTCCTCGTACGGCACGGTCCGGGGGAGCGGCACCCCGACGGCCGGCGGCCTCGCCGCCTACGTACGCGGGATGCTCGCCCTGCGCGACGGACCGGCCGCCGACGCCAGGGAAGCACTGATCGCCGCAGCCGCCCTGCTCGCCGCGCACGATCCGCGCCGCACCCTCGACGCCCTGCTCGGCGCGGCCGAGGCGGCCTGGGCGATGGGGGACGCCCTGGCCTATCTGGACGCCATGAACCGCATCCCCGACTACGCGCACGACGTGGGCGTGGAGCGGTACCGCGCCGGGATGTGCGCCATGCTCGACGGGCGCACCGGCGAGGGCCATGCGCTGCTGCGAGGCTGCCTCGACCCCGCCGAGGGCGCCGAGGACCCGGCGGCCCTGCTGCGGGCCGGGGTCTGCGCGCTGGTGCTCGGGGACGTCGAGGACGCCTGCCGGGCCGGTGCCCGCACGCTCGCCGCCGTGCGCACCCGCGGGCCCGAGGCGCTGCTGCCGCAGGTGCTGGAGCATCTCGCCTACGCCGAACTGCGGGCCGGCCGGCACGCGAGGGCCCGCGCGCACGCCCTGGAGGGGCTGCACGCGGCCCGCCGTACCGGGCAGCCCAACTCCTCCGCCCATCTGCACGCCGTCCTGGCGCTCGCCGCCTCGGTGGAGGGTCCTGCCGAGGCGTGCGCCGCCCACTGCGACGCCGCGCTGGCCGGTGCGGGGCCGCACGGCCTCGCCCAGGCGGCGACGCTCGCGACCTGGGCCGTCGCCCGCGCCGACCTGGCGGCCGGACGTCCGGGCGAGGCGGCGGCCAGGCTCGCGCCGCTGGTCGGCCCCGGGCCCCGGCGCGGCCACTTCGCCACCCGGCTGCTCGCCATACCGTGCTACATCGAGGCAGCGGTGCTCTCCGGCCGCGCGGACGAGTGGCCCGACGGTCTCGCGGCGGCCGTCGAGGAATTCGCCGCATGGTCTGAACGCACCACCGACCCGCAGGTCCCCGCCCAGCTGGCCCGCTGCCGGGCCCTGCTGGCACCCCCGGAGGAGGCCGCCGCCCGCTACGAGGAAGCCATGGCCCACCACGACCGGGCGGGCGGCGACTTCGAACGCGCCCGCACGCAGCTCCTCCACGGGCAGTGGCTGCGGCGCCGCAGGCAGACCCGCGCGGCCCGGGGCCCCCTGCGGGACGCCCTGGTCGCCTTCGAACGCTGCTCCGCCCGCGCCTGGGCGGCCCGCGCCGCAGGGGAACTCCGTGCGGCCGGGGAGGCGGTCGACGCACCGGAGGCAATCGGTCCGGCACCGCTCGCCGGGCTCACTCCGCAGCAGCAGCGGATCGCCCGGTACGTCGCGGAGGGCGCCACCAACCGGGAGGTGGCGGTGCGCCTGTCGGTGAGCCCCCGGACGGTCGACCACCATCTGCGCAACGTCTTCGCCACCCTGGGGATCAGGTCCCGCACCGAGCTCGCCAGGGTCCTGGGCCGTCCTTAA
- the bdeA gene encoding bis(hydroxyethyl) terephthalate hydrolase has translation MHQLLHSGGTSPRPHRTPTGRTRTLRNLLVTAAATAGLFTALIPAGAQAADNPYQRGPAPTVSSIEASRGTYAVSETSVSSLVSGFGGGTIYYPTSTADGTFGAVAIAPGFTAYQSSMAWYGPRLASQGFVVFTIDTNSTMDQPASRGDQLLAALDYLTERSSVRSRIDSSRLGVMGHSMGGGGTLEAAKDRPSLKAAIPLTGWNTDKTWPEVRTPTLVVGADGDTVASVGSHSEPFYNSLPSTLDKAYLELRNASHFTPNSSNTTIAKYSISWLKRFIDNDTRYEQFLCPLPQASLTIAEYRGTCPHSS, from the coding sequence GTGCACCAGCTCCTCCACTCCGGCGGCACCTCCCCGCGTCCGCACCGGACGCCCACGGGCCGCACCCGCACTCTCAGGAACCTGCTGGTCACCGCCGCCGCCACCGCCGGCCTGTTCACCGCGCTGATCCCCGCCGGTGCCCAGGCCGCCGACAACCCCTACCAGCGCGGTCCCGCACCGACCGTGTCGAGCATCGAGGCGAGCCGAGGCACGTACGCCGTCTCGGAGACCTCGGTCTCCTCGCTGGTGAGCGGCTTCGGCGGCGGCACCATCTACTACCCGACGTCCACCGCCGACGGCACCTTCGGCGCGGTCGCCATCGCGCCCGGCTTCACCGCCTACCAGTCCAGCATGGCCTGGTACGGCCCCCGGCTGGCCTCCCAGGGCTTCGTCGTCTTCACCATCGACACCAACTCCACGATGGACCAGCCCGCCAGCCGCGGCGACCAGCTCCTGGCCGCGCTGGACTACCTGACGGAGCGGAGTTCGGTCCGCAGCCGGATCGACAGCTCCCGGCTCGGCGTGATGGGCCACTCCATGGGCGGAGGCGGCACGCTGGAGGCCGCCAAGGACCGTCCCTCGCTGAAGGCGGCGATCCCGCTGACCGGCTGGAACACGGACAAGACGTGGCCGGAGGTGCGGACACCCACCCTGGTGGTCGGCGCGGACGGTGACACCGTCGCCTCGGTCGGCTCGCACTCCGAGCCGTTCTACAACTCACTGCCCAGCACGCTCGACAAGGCGTACCTGGAGCTGCGCAACGCCTCGCACTTCACGCCGAACTCCTCCAACACCACGATCGCGAAGTACAGCATTTCGTGGCTGAAGCGGTTCATCGACAACGACACCCGGTACGAACAGTTCCTCTGCCCGCTGCCGCAGGCGAGCCTGACGATCGCCGAGTACCGGGGTACCTGCCCGCACTCCTCCTAG
- a CDS encoding DUF2752 domain-containing protein: protein MDASPAQDAARPPAGPPPHAPAFAPAPAPVTARAPASRSRRLATPVGVLAVVLGAFAYVGTVDPNEPGHYPACPLLQLTGILCPGCGGLRSAHAVAHGDLATALGSNAFAVVGYAVFAVVWVLWTVRASRGQRLRITLAPVYWWGLGVLLLIFAVVRNLPFGSALAP, encoded by the coding sequence GTGGACGCCTCGCCAGCACAGGACGCCGCCCGGCCCCCGGCCGGGCCGCCGCCGCACGCACCCGCCTTCGCCCCCGCTCCCGCCCCGGTGACCGCCCGGGCACCCGCCTCGCGGTCCAGGCGGCTCGCCACACCCGTCGGTGTGCTGGCCGTCGTCCTCGGAGCCTTCGCCTACGTGGGCACGGTCGACCCGAACGAGCCCGGCCACTATCCGGCCTGCCCGCTGCTCCAGCTCACCGGGATCCTCTGCCCCGGCTGCGGCGGACTGCGCAGCGCCCACGCCGTCGCACACGGCGACCTCGCCACCGCGCTCGGCTCCAACGCGTTCGCCGTCGTCGGCTACGCCGTGTTCGCCGTCGTCTGGGTGCTGTGGACGGTCCGCGCGAGCCGGGGACAGCGACTGCGCATCACGCTCGCCCCGGTCTACTGGTGGGGTCTCGGCGTGCTCCTGCTGATCTTCGCGGTCGTCCGGAATCTGCCGTTCGGATCGGCGCTTGCGCCATGA
- the hisF gene encoding imidazole glycerol phosphate synthase subunit HisF, which produces MSLAVRVIPCLDVDNGRVVKGVNFQNLRDAGDPVEMAKLYDAEGADELTFLDITASSGDRETTYDVVRRTAEQVFIPLTVGGGVRTTEDVDKLLRAGADKVGVNTAAIARPELIREIAERFGRQVLVLSVDARRTPAGTFEVTTHGGRKGTGIDAVEWAHRAAELGAGEILLNSMDADGTKDGYDTEMIAAVRKHVTVPVIASGGAGRLADFAPAIEAGADAVLAASVFHFGDLRISEVKGALREAGHPVR; this is translated from the coding sequence GTGAGCCTCGCGGTCCGAGTCATTCCCTGCCTGGACGTGGACAACGGCCGGGTCGTCAAGGGCGTCAACTTCCAGAACCTGCGCGACGCCGGGGACCCCGTCGAGATGGCGAAGCTGTACGACGCCGAGGGCGCCGACGAGCTGACCTTCCTCGACATCACCGCGTCCAGCGGCGACCGGGAGACCACGTACGACGTGGTGCGCCGCACCGCCGAGCAGGTCTTCATCCCGCTCACGGTCGGCGGCGGTGTCCGCACCACCGAGGACGTCGACAAGCTGCTGCGCGCCGGGGCCGACAAGGTCGGCGTCAACACCGCGGCCATCGCCAGGCCCGAGCTGATCCGCGAGATCGCCGAACGCTTCGGACGCCAGGTGCTCGTGCTCTCGGTCGACGCCCGGCGCACCCCGGCGGGCACGTTCGAGGTGACGACGCACGGCGGCCGCAAGGGCACCGGCATCGACGCCGTCGAGTGGGCGCACCGGGCCGCCGAACTCGGCGCGGGCGAGATCCTGCTCAACTCGATGGACGCCGACGGCACGAAGGACGGCTACGACACCGAGATGATCGCCGCCGTACGCAAGCACGTCACGGTCCCGGTCATCGCCTCCGGCGGTGCGGGCCGGCTCGCGGACTTCGCACCGGCCATCGAGGCGGGCGCCGACGCGGTGCTCGCCGCGTCCGTCTTCCACTTCGGTGACCTGCGGATCTCCGAGGTCAAGGGCGCTCTGCGGGAAGCCGGTCACCCGGTCCGCTGA
- a CDS encoding RidA family protein yields the protein MTDSVRRLSTGAPWEERFGYSRAVELPSGLVLVSGCTSVVKGEISAGSPYEQTRTSFDVAFEALKELGLGREDVVRTRMYITHARDVDEVGRAHKELFDDIRPVASMIIVSGFVEPSLVVEVEVEAFRDGTK from the coding sequence ATGACGGACTCCGTACGCCGCCTCTCCACCGGCGCCCCCTGGGAGGAGAGGTTCGGCTACTCCCGCGCGGTGGAACTGCCCAGCGGACTGGTCCTGGTCTCCGGCTGCACGTCGGTGGTCAAGGGCGAGATCTCGGCGGGCAGTCCGTACGAGCAGACCAGGACCTCCTTCGACGTCGCCTTCGAGGCACTGAAGGAGCTCGGCCTCGGCCGCGAGGACGTCGTACGTACCCGGATGTACATCACGCACGCCCGGGACGTGGACGAGGTGGGCCGCGCCCACAAGGAACTGTTCGACGACATCCGGCCCGTCGCGTCGATGATCATCGTGTCCGGATTCGTCGAGCCGAGCCTGGTCGTCGAGGTCGAGGTCGAAGCATTCAGGGACGGTACGAAGTGA
- a CDS encoding TIGR03085 family metal-binding protein → MSTHAKRERLLFADLLEAAGPDAMTLCDGWRTRDLAAHVAVRERRPDAAGGVLLGALKNRLERVQAEFAAKPYEELIQLIRTGPPRLSPFALKQVDEAANTVEFYVHAEDVRRAQPDWSPRVLDPVFADVLWSRLERTARLMGRRSPVGLVLRRPDGQTAVARKGSPVVTVTGEPGELLMFVSGRQDTAKVGLEGDEDTVARLQLSQLGM, encoded by the coding sequence ATGTCGACCCATGCGAAACGTGAACGTCTTCTGTTCGCCGACCTGTTGGAGGCGGCGGGCCCCGATGCGATGACTCTGTGCGACGGCTGGAGGACCCGTGACCTGGCCGCCCATGTGGCGGTGCGCGAGCGCCGTCCGGACGCGGCGGGCGGGGTCCTGCTGGGTGCGCTCAAGAACCGGCTGGAGCGGGTGCAGGCCGAATTCGCGGCGAAGCCGTACGAGGAACTGATCCAGCTCATCCGTACGGGTCCTCCGCGGCTGTCCCCCTTCGCCCTGAAGCAGGTGGACGAGGCGGCCAACACGGTCGAGTTCTACGTCCACGCGGAGGATGTGCGCCGGGCCCAGCCCGACTGGTCGCCGCGCGTGCTGGACCCGGTCTTCGCCGATGTGCTGTGGTCGCGCCTGGAACGGACGGCCCGGCTGATGGGCCGCCGGTCCCCGGTCGGCCTCGTGCTGCGCCGCCCGGACGGCCAGACGGCGGTCGCGCGCAAGGGGTCCCCGGTGGTGACGGTCACCGGAGAGCCGGGTGAACTGCTGATGTTCGTGAGCGGACGCCAGGACACGGCGAAGGTGGGGCTGGAGGGCGACGAGGACACCGTGGCCAGGCTGCAGTTGTCGCAGCTCGGGATGTAG
- a CDS encoding anthranilate synthase component I codes for MDLETFRKLAVDRRVIPVSRRLLADGDTPVGLYRKLAAERTGTFLLESAENGRTWSRYSFIGVRSAATLTARDGQAHWLGTPPVGVPADGDPLHALRVTVETLHTPRDLVADEKLPPFTGGMVGYLGYDIVRRLERIEEHGGDDLKLPELTMLLTSDLAVLDHWDGTVLLIANAINHNDLQTGADEAYADAVARLDAMEQDLRRPVENAPAALPPSELPPYTALWGGPAYQDAVDDIKERIRAGEAFQVVPSQRFETPCTASALDVYRVLRATNPSPYMYLFRFDGFDVVGSSPEALVKVEDGRAMLHPIAGTRHRGVTPQEDQALADELLADPKERAEHLMLVDLGRNDLGRVCEPGSVEVVDFMSVERYSHVMHIVSTVTGRVAEDRTAFDVLTACFPAGTLSGAPKPRAMQIIEELEPTRRGLYGGCVGYLDFAGDSDTAIAIRTALLRDGTAYVQAGAGVVADSDPVAEDTECRNKAAAVLRAVHTANRLHAP; via the coding sequence ATGGATCTTGAGACCTTCCGCAAGCTGGCCGTCGACCGGCGCGTCATCCCCGTCAGCCGCCGGCTCCTCGCGGACGGCGACACCCCGGTCGGCCTCTACCGCAAACTCGCGGCCGAACGCACCGGCACCTTCCTGCTGGAATCCGCGGAGAACGGCCGGACCTGGTCCCGCTACTCCTTCATCGGCGTCCGCAGCGCCGCCACCCTGACCGCCCGCGACGGACAGGCCCACTGGCTCGGTACCCCGCCCGTCGGAGTCCCCGCCGACGGGGACCCGCTGCACGCCCTGCGCGTCACCGTCGAGACCCTCCACACCCCGCGCGACCTGGTGGCCGACGAGAAACTGCCGCCGTTCACCGGCGGCATGGTCGGCTACCTCGGCTACGACATCGTGCGCCGGCTGGAGCGGATCGAGGAGCACGGCGGCGACGACCTGAAGCTCCCCGAACTGACCATGCTGCTCACCTCGGACCTCGCCGTCCTGGACCACTGGGACGGCACCGTCCTGCTGATCGCCAACGCGATCAACCACAACGACCTCCAGACGGGTGCCGACGAGGCGTACGCGGACGCCGTGGCCCGGCTCGACGCCATGGAGCAGGACCTGCGCCGCCCCGTCGAGAACGCCCCCGCCGCACTGCCGCCCTCCGAGCTCCCGCCGTACACCGCACTCTGGGGCGGCCCGGCCTACCAGGACGCGGTCGACGACATCAAGGAGCGCATCCGGGCCGGCGAGGCCTTCCAGGTGGTGCCCTCCCAGCGCTTCGAGACCCCGTGCACGGCGAGCGCCCTGGACGTCTACCGGGTACTGCGCGCCACCAACCCCTCTCCGTACATGTACCTCTTCCGCTTCGACGGCTTCGACGTCGTCGGCTCCAGCCCCGAAGCCCTGGTGAAGGTCGAGGACGGGCGGGCCATGCTCCACCCCATCGCGGGCACCCGGCACCGCGGCGTCACCCCGCAGGAGGACCAGGCGCTCGCCGACGAACTCCTCGCCGACCCCAAGGAGCGCGCCGAGCACCTGATGCTCGTCGACCTCGGCCGCAACGACCTGGGGCGGGTCTGCGAACCGGGCAGCGTCGAAGTCGTCGACTTCATGTCCGTCGAGCGGTACTCGCACGTGATGCACATCGTCTCCACCGTCACCGGCCGTGTCGCCGAGGACCGCACAGCGTTCGACGTCCTCACCGCCTGCTTCCCCGCGGGCACCCTCTCCGGGGCTCCCAAGCCGCGCGCGATGCAGATCATCGAGGAACTGGAACCGACCCGGCGCGGTCTGTACGGAGGCTGCGTCGGCTACCTCGACTTCGCGGGAGACTCCGACACCGCCATCGCCATCCGCACCGCCCTCCTCCGTGACGGCACCGCCTACGTTCAGGCGGGAGCGGGAGTCGTCGCCGATTCCGACCCGGTCGCCGAGGACACCGAATGCCGCAACAAGGCCGCCGCGGTCCTGCGCGCGGTCCACACGGCCAACCGCCTCCACGCCCCGTGA